The Agromyces hippuratus genome has a window encoding:
- a CDS encoding MFS transporter yields the protein MDRRSRVLVVAIVVAFIAFLDGAVINVALPAIEAELGGGLALQQWAVDAYLLTLGSLILLAGSLSDSYGRLRIIRIGLYGFAATSVLCAMAPDGLVFVIGRGLQGTAGALLVPSSLALIIATFPAAQQGKAIGRWTAWTTVAFLVGPLLGGLLVDLVSWRLVFWINLLPIAFTLVFMHALGRDAPNPAKERIDWLGASLGVVGLGGTVFALIEQGRFGWSSPVVYIPLVVGLAALIAFVWWEHRAPQPMLPLSLFRARNFAAGNLATLFIYAAFSLGPFAITIFLQEYAGFSATAAGLATLPPTIMIVLLGSWFGGLSTRFGPRIFMTLGPITVALGYLLTLTVTTEVSYWTQLLPGIIVMGLGMAMTVAPLTAAILGAVDPARAGIGSAVNNAVARIAGLVAIASIGVIVGTQLDVTGFHRAAIATAGFLVIGGIVSWIGIRNPVHTAATPAPEPARD from the coding sequence ATGGACCGTCGTTCGCGGGTGCTCGTCGTCGCCATCGTCGTCGCCTTCATCGCGTTCCTCGACGGTGCGGTCATCAACGTCGCACTCCCCGCGATCGAGGCGGAGCTCGGCGGCGGGCTCGCGCTGCAGCAGTGGGCGGTCGACGCCTACCTGTTGACCCTCGGGTCGCTCATCCTGCTCGCGGGCTCCCTTTCGGACTCCTATGGGCGGCTGCGCATCATCCGCATCGGCCTCTACGGCTTCGCCGCCACCTCGGTGCTCTGCGCCATGGCACCCGACGGGCTCGTCTTCGTCATCGGTCGAGGGCTGCAGGGCACCGCAGGAGCCCTGCTCGTGCCGAGCTCGCTCGCACTCATCATCGCGACCTTCCCGGCAGCGCAGCAGGGCAAGGCGATCGGGCGCTGGACGGCGTGGACCACCGTCGCGTTCCTCGTCGGACCGCTCCTCGGCGGACTGCTCGTCGACCTCGTCTCGTGGCGGCTCGTCTTCTGGATCAACCTGCTGCCGATCGCGTTCACGCTCGTCTTCATGCACGCGCTCGGTCGCGACGCCCCGAATCCGGCGAAGGAACGCATCGACTGGTTGGGTGCCTCCCTCGGTGTCGTGGGCCTCGGCGGCACGGTCTTCGCACTCATCGAGCAGGGACGGTTCGGCTGGTCGTCGCCGGTCGTCTACATTCCGCTCGTCGTGGGGCTGGCCGCACTGATCGCGTTCGTCTGGTGGGAGCATCGGGCGCCGCAGCCGATGCTGCCGCTCAGCCTCTTCCGAGCGCGCAACTTCGCCGCGGGCAATCTCGCCACCCTCTTCATCTACGCCGCGTTCTCGCTCGGACCCTTCGCGATCACGATCTTCCTGCAGGAGTACGCGGGCTTCTCGGCGACGGCCGCCGGGCTCGCGACGCTGCCGCCGACGATCATGATCGTCCTCCTGGGGTCCTGGTTCGGCGGGCTGTCTACCCGATTCGGGCCGCGCATCTTCATGACGCTCGGCCCGATCACCGTCGCCCTCGGGTACCTGCTCACCCTCACGGTCACCACCGAGGTGTCGTACTGGACGCAGCTGCTGCCCGGCATCATCGTGATGGGGCTCGGCATGGCGATGACCGTCGCGCCGCTCACCGCGGCGATCCTGGGTGCGGTCGATCCCGCCCGCGCCGGCATCGGCTCCGCTGTCAACAACGCCGTCGCACGCATCGCCGGACTCGTCGCGATCGCCTCGATCGGCGTCATCGTCGGCACGCAGCTCGACGTCACGGGGTTCCACCGCGCCGCGATCGCGACCGCGGGCTTCCTCGTGATCGGCGGCATCGTGTCGTGGATCGGCATCAGGAACCCCGTGCACACGGCCGCGACGCCGGCACCCGAGCCGGCGCGCGACTGA
- a CDS encoding globin domain-containing protein, with product MLSEKSRPVIEATLPVIAGRIDEITPKFYRRLFAAHPELMDGMFSRANQQNGTQQRALAGSIAAFATHLLAHPGTLPEAVLARIANKHTSLGIPESGYPIVYEHLFAAIAEDLGEAVTPEVAEAWTEVYWLMADALIKLEQGLYAQQANGEMWTMWRVTAKEAAGVGSVTFRLTPADSTPVTRATPGQYVSVRVRLADGLRQARQYSLSDNVDSLSERVFTTKLDEGGEVSPFLHGSVNVGDIVELSNPYGDIELDDSDAPIVLATAGIGCTPSASILQSLAQQASGRRVLVLHAEQRAENWALAGQMRAAVQQLPNAELQLWLEESAAGVEAEAGFMDLNGIELPAGAKLYLCGPLPFMRSIRSQAISAGIAATDIHYEVFGPDVWLAA from the coding sequence ATGCTGTCTGAGAAGTCCCGCCCCGTCATCGAGGCCACACTGCCCGTCATCGCGGGACGCATCGACGAGATCACGCCGAAGTTCTACCGCCGACTGTTCGCCGCCCATCCCGAGCTGATGGACGGCATGTTCAGCCGCGCCAACCAGCAGAACGGCACGCAGCAGCGAGCACTCGCCGGCAGCATCGCCGCCTTCGCCACGCACCTCCTGGCCCACCCGGGCACGCTGCCGGAGGCCGTGCTCGCGCGCATCGCGAACAAGCACACCTCGCTCGGCATCCCCGAGTCGGGCTATCCGATCGTCTACGAGCACCTCTTCGCCGCCATCGCCGAAGATCTGGGCGAGGCCGTCACGCCCGAGGTGGCCGAAGCCTGGACCGAGGTCTATTGGCTCATGGCCGATGCGCTGATCAAGCTCGAGCAGGGTCTCTACGCCCAGCAGGCGAACGGCGAGATGTGGACGATGTGGCGCGTCACGGCGAAGGAGGCCGCCGGCGTGGGATCCGTCACGTTCCGGCTGACGCCGGCCGACAGCACCCCGGTCACCCGTGCCACCCCGGGGCAGTACGTCTCCGTGCGCGTGCGCCTCGCCGACGGCCTCCGTCAGGCGCGCCAGTACTCGCTCTCGGACAACGTGGACTCGCTGAGCGAGCGGGTCTTCACGACCAAGCTCGACGAGGGCGGGGAGGTCTCGCCGTTCCTGCACGGCTCGGTGAACGTCGGTGACATCGTCGAGCTGTCCAACCCCTACGGAGACATCGAACTCGACGATTCGGATGCGCCGATCGTGCTCGCCACCGCGGGAATCGGCTGCACGCCGAGCGCGTCCATCCTGCAGTCGCTCGCGCAGCAGGCCTCCGGCCGTCGAGTCCTCGTGCTGCACGCGGAGCAGCGCGCCGAGAACTGGGCCCTCGCGGGCCAGATGCGCGCTGCCGTGCAGCAACTGCCGAACGCGGAGCTGCAGCTCTGGCTCGAGGAGTCCGCCGCCGGCGTGGAAGCCGAGGCCGGCTTCATGGACCTGAACGGCATCGAACTGCCCGCGGGCGCCAAGCTGTACCTCTGCGGACCGCTGCCCTTCATGCGCTCCATCCGGTCGCAGGCGATCAGCGCGGGTATCGCGGCAACCGACATCCACTACGAGGTGTTCGGTCCGGACGTCTGGCTGGCCGCCTGA
- a CDS encoding DEAD/DEAH box helicase gives MSTAIPFGPQPGTSAAEHLSPSFPERAAWGTASKLRAWQAEALEQYLTELPRDFLAAATPGAGKTTFALRLAAELRARRIIDRITVVAPTDHLKRQWADAAARAGIRLDPDFRNAHGRTARHYHGVAVTYAQVAMRPGLHREVTMSGKTLVILDEVHHGGDTLSWGDAIREAFERAEKRLSLTGTPFRSDTAPIPFVDYVPDAQGVRLSRSDYNYGYGRALADGVVRPVLFMVYAGHMRWRTKAGDEMEAKLGEDNTKDITSSAWRTALEPSGEWIPAVLAAADRRLTEVRHGIPDAGGLVIATDQTVARAYAQILEQICGEKVTIVLSDEKEASSRIEEFSANTSRWMVAVRMVSEGVDVPRLAVGVYATSASTPLFFAQAIGRFVRARRRGETASVFLPNVPTLMNLASQMELERDHALDRRGGDDDDDGLDDSLLESANREERASEEEMGLGTWEALGSDASFDRVLFDGTEFGTLAEPGSDEEFDFIGIPGILEPEQVSELLRHRQARQARRAGERRKHVVADENPEPVALFRTLKEQRSLLNSLVGLWARHTGDAHSQVHNELRRVCGGPAVAQATVTQLQARIEFLRKRLASR, from the coding sequence GTGAGTACCGCGATCCCTTTCGGCCCCCAACCGGGCACGTCAGCCGCCGAACACCTCTCACCCTCGTTCCCCGAACGCGCAGCGTGGGGAACGGCTTCGAAGCTCCGGGCCTGGCAGGCCGAGGCCCTCGAGCAGTACCTCACCGAACTGCCGCGCGACTTCCTCGCTGCCGCGACGCCGGGTGCCGGCAAGACGACCTTCGCCCTGCGACTCGCGGCAGAACTCCGGGCGCGGCGCATCATCGACCGCATCACCGTGGTGGCGCCGACCGACCACCTGAAACGGCAGTGGGCGGATGCCGCGGCGCGTGCCGGTATTCGACTCGACCCGGATTTCCGCAACGCCCACGGTCGCACCGCCCGCCACTACCACGGGGTCGCCGTCACGTACGCGCAGGTCGCGATGCGGCCCGGTCTCCATCGCGAGGTGACGATGTCGGGCAAGACCCTCGTCATCCTCGACGAGGTGCACCACGGCGGCGACACGCTCTCGTGGGGCGACGCGATCCGCGAGGCGTTCGAACGCGCCGAGAAGCGGCTGTCGCTGACCGGTACGCCGTTCCGCTCCGACACCGCTCCCATTCCGTTCGTCGACTACGTTCCCGACGCGCAGGGAGTGCGTCTCTCGAGGTCCGACTACAACTACGGATACGGCCGCGCCCTCGCCGACGGCGTCGTGCGCCCGGTGCTCTTCATGGTCTACGCGGGCCACATGCGCTGGCGCACGAAGGCCGGCGACGAGATGGAGGCGAAGCTCGGCGAAGACAACACCAAGGACATCACTTCGTCGGCCTGGCGCACGGCGCTCGAACCGAGCGGCGAGTGGATCCCAGCGGTGCTCGCCGCTGCGGACCGGCGCCTCACCGAGGTGCGCCACGGCATCCCCGACGCCGGTGGCCTCGTCATCGCGACCGACCAGACCGTCGCCCGCGCCTACGCGCAGATCCTCGAACAGATCTGCGGCGAGAAGGTGACGATCGTGCTCTCCGACGAGAAGGAGGCGAGCTCGCGCATCGAGGAGTTCTCGGCGAACACCAGCCGGTGGATGGTCGCCGTGCGCATGGTGTCCGAGGGCGTCGACGTGCCGCGCCTCGCGGTGGGCGTCTACGCCACGAGCGCTTCGACACCCCTCTTCTTCGCCCAGGCGATCGGCCGCTTCGTGCGGGCGCGCCGTCGCGGTGAGACGGCTTCGGTCTTCCTGCCCAACGTGCCCACCCTCATGAACCTCGCGTCTCAGATGGAGCTCGAACGCGATCACGCCCTCGACCGCCGGGGCGGCGACGATGACGACGACGGCCTCGACGACAGCCTGCTCGAGTCCGCGAACCGCGAGGAGCGGGCCTCCGAAGAAGAGATGGGGCTCGGCACCTGGGAGGCGCTCGGGTCGGATGCCTCGTTCGACCGCGTGCTCTTCGACGGCACGGAGTTCGGCACGCTCGCCGAGCCCGGCAGTGACGAGGAGTTCGACTTCATCGGCATCCCGGGCATCCTCGAGCCCGAGCAGGTCTCCGAGCTGCTGCGGCACCGGCAGGCACGGCAGGCGCGACGTGCGGGGGAGCGGCGCAAGCACGTGGTCGCCGACGAGAACCCTGAACCCGTTGCGCTCTTCCGCACGCTGAAAGAGCAGCGGTCGCTGCTCAACAGCCTCGTCGGGCTCTGGGCGCGCCACACGGGCGACGCGCACTCGCAGGTGCACAACGAACTCCGCCGGGTCTGCGGCGGCCCCGCGGTCGCGCAGGCCACCGTGACGCAGCTGCAGGCGCGCATCGAGTTCCTGCGCAAGCGGCTCGCCAGTCGCTGA
- a CDS encoding SGNH/GDSL hydrolase family protein produces MVSQQHPWSRYVALGDSFTEGIGDPEPNAPGGHRGWADRVAEELAQGTEDFAYANLAVRGKLIQQIIDEQIEPALALHPDLITISAGGNDVIRPRTDPDEIAARFEYAIERLSRDHATIVIFTGVDVGFSPVFRGIRGKVAIYNENLRTIAAKYDCIVADQWALTAIQDQRMWAPDRLHLNSLGHHTVARMVIDALNVEHDLEPLRPEPLPSSTWRQARVDDISWAREYLVPWVVRRIRHQSSGDLISAKRPDAAPYGSPE; encoded by the coding sequence ATGGTCTCGCAACAGCATCCCTGGTCGCGCTACGTCGCCCTCGGCGACTCCTTCACCGAGGGCATCGGAGATCCCGAGCCCAACGCACCCGGCGGACACCGCGGGTGGGCCGACCGCGTCGCCGAAGAGCTCGCCCAGGGCACCGAGGATTTCGCCTACGCGAACCTCGCCGTGCGCGGAAAGCTCATCCAGCAGATCATCGACGAGCAGATCGAGCCGGCGCTCGCGCTGCACCCCGATCTCATCACGATCTCGGCGGGCGGCAACGACGTCATCCGGCCGCGCACCGATCCCGACGAGATCGCGGCGCGCTTCGAGTACGCGATCGAGCGACTCTCCCGCGACCACGCGACCATCGTCATCTTCACGGGCGTCGACGTCGGCTTCTCCCCCGTGTTCCGCGGCATCCGCGGCAAGGTCGCGATCTACAACGAGAACCTGCGCACGATCGCCGCGAAGTACGACTGCATCGTGGCCGACCAGTGGGCGCTGACGGCCATTCAGGACCAGCGCATGTGGGCCCCCGACCGCCTGCACCTGAACTCCCTCGGCCATCACACGGTCGCACGCATGGTGATCGACGCGCTGAACGTCGAGCACGATCTCGAGCCGCTGCGACCCGAGCCGCTGCCGTCGAGCACGTGGCGTCAGGCGCGCGTCGACGACATCTCCTGGGCGCGCGAGTACCTCGTGCCGTGGGTCGTGCGGCGCATCCGTCACCAGTCGTCGGGCGATCTCATCAGCGCCAAGCGACCGGATGCCGCGCCGTACGGGTCACCCGAGTAG
- a CDS encoding D-alanyl-D-alanine carboxypeptidase family protein has protein sequence MTELDAAAAKAKVYRRRRIVVFSAIAVVIALITTGGLYTANALGAAVPAAAPQVTDPEPVAAAPQSLALPGFGGYAVGAVGFEGLMAAGNESTPMPMASITKVITALTVLAEHPIAAGESGPDIEYTDDDVDIYWDMVAQNGSVAPVEAGATLSLKESLEALLIPSGNNYGISIANWAFGSEQALVEKANAWLAANGLANTHVVDSSGISDDNLGTASDMVLLGEIALRDPTIAAIVASKSVEIPELGTLENSNKLLGTHGVDGMKTGTTDDAANLLFTADYAVGTSTVTVVGVLLGGENHSVLDEAIAALLDSVAPGFHEVVPLEANQVLAEYTTPWGVSARARTADGATVVVWSDTPVDVEVRADPITLAQRGEEVGSAIVRAGTQEISVPLVLDAGIEDPGAWWRLSNPGALD, from the coding sequence ATGACCGAACTCGACGCCGCTGCGGCGAAGGCGAAGGTGTACCGACGCCGGCGCATCGTCGTCTTCAGTGCGATCGCAGTCGTCATCGCGCTGATCACCACTGGCGGCCTGTACACGGCCAACGCGCTCGGTGCCGCCGTGCCCGCTGCCGCTCCGCAGGTCACCGACCCCGAGCCGGTCGCAGCGGCGCCGCAGTCGCTGGCGCTGCCCGGCTTCGGGGGCTATGCCGTCGGCGCCGTCGGATTCGAGGGGCTCATGGCCGCCGGCAACGAGTCGACCCCCATGCCGATGGCGAGCATCACCAAGGTCATCACCGCACTCACCGTGCTCGCCGAGCATCCGATCGCCGCAGGCGAGAGCGGGCCCGACATCGAGTACACCGACGACGACGTCGACATCTACTGGGACATGGTCGCCCAGAACGGCTCGGTCGCCCCCGTCGAGGCGGGTGCGACCCTGAGTCTGAAGGAGAGCCTCGAGGCGCTCCTCATCCCGTCGGGCAACAACTACGGCATCTCCATCGCGAACTGGGCCTTCGGTTCCGAGCAGGCGCTGGTCGAGAAGGCCAATGCCTGGCTCGCCGCCAACGGGCTCGCGAACACGCACGTGGTCGACTCCAGCGGCATCTCCGACGACAACCTCGGCACGGCGTCAGACATGGTCCTCCTCGGCGAGATCGCGCTCCGCGACCCGACGATCGCAGCCATCGTCGCCTCGAAGAGCGTCGAGATCCCAGAGCTCGGCACGCTGGAGAACTCGAACAAGCTGCTCGGCACGCACGGCGTCGACGGCATGAAGACCGGCACGACGGATGACGCGGCGAACCTGCTCTTCACGGCCGACTACGCGGTCGGCACCTCGACGGTGACCGTGGTCGGCGTGCTCCTCGGCGGCGAGAACCACTCCGTCCTCGACGAGGCCATCGCCGCGCTGCTCGACTCCGTCGCCCCCGGCTTCCACGAGGTCGTGCCGCTCGAGGCGAATCAAGTGCTCGCCGAGTACACGACGCCGTGGGGCGTGTCCGCTCGGGCCCGCACCGCCGACGGCGCCACCGTCGTCGTATGGAGCGACACGCCCGTCGACGTCGAGGTGCGGGCCGATCCCATCACGCTGGCGCAGCGGGGCGAGGAGGTCGGCAGCGCGATCGTTCGCGCCGGCACTCAGGAGATCAGCGTGCCGCTCGTGCTCGATGCCGGCATCGAAGATCCCGGGGCGTGGTGGCGCCTCTCCAACCCGGGGGCGCTCGACTGA
- a CDS encoding TrmH family RNA methyltransferase, whose protein sequence is MHIERVRDAASDAVADYARLTDVALRSAHEPEQGLYIAESAKVIRRAIGAGHRPRSVLMEEKWLAGLEPVLAPFDIPVHLADPDQLEAITGYRVHRGALAAFERPVLADPAELLASARRVVVLEDIVDHTNVGAIFRSVAALGADAVLVSPRCADPLYRRSVRVSMGTVFQVPWTRLPEWPQAAELLHRHGFTIAALALADDAVSLPELAADAPERLALVFGAEGDGLSRTALEAADQVVTIPMRHGVDSLNVAAAAAVVLYAVALPDEVGAPDEATS, encoded by the coding sequence ATGCACATCGAACGAGTCCGCGACGCGGCATCCGATGCGGTGGCCGATTACGCACGGCTCACCGACGTCGCGCTGCGCAGCGCCCACGAGCCCGAACAGGGCCTGTACATCGCCGAATCGGCGAAGGTCATCCGCCGGGCGATCGGCGCCGGCCACCGCCCGCGCTCGGTGCTCATGGAGGAGAAGTGGCTCGCGGGCCTCGAACCGGTGCTCGCGCCGTTCGACATCCCCGTGCACCTCGCCGACCCCGACCAGCTCGAGGCGATCACCGGGTACCGCGTGCACCGCGGCGCCCTGGCGGCCTTCGAACGCCCGGTGCTCGCCGATCCGGCCGAGCTCCTCGCGAGCGCCCGCCGCGTCGTCGTGCTCGAGGACATCGTCGACCACACGAACGTCGGGGCGATCTTCCGCAGCGTCGCCGCGCTCGGCGCCGATGCGGTGCTCGTCAGTCCTCGCTGCGCCGACCCCCTCTACCGGCGGAGCGTGCGCGTGAGCATGGGCACCGTGTTCCAGGTGCCGTGGACCCGGCTGCCCGAATGGCCGCAGGCGGCCGAGCTGCTGCACCGGCACGGTTTCACGATCGCGGCCCTCGCCCTCGCCGACGATGCGGTCTCGCTGCCCGAGCTCGCCGCCGACGCCCCGGAACGGCTCGCACTCGTGTTCGGCGCCGAGGGCGACGGACTCAGCCGCACGGCGCTCGAGGCGGCCGATCAGGTCGTGACGATCCCCATGCGCCACGGCGTCGACTCGCTGAACGTCGCGGCCGCCGCCGCGGTCGTGCTGTACGCGGTCGCGCTGCCCGACGAGGTCGGTGCGCCCGACGAGGCGACGTCATGA
- a CDS encoding NAD-dependent protein deacetylase, translated as MSTGIEAPVEAEAHVAEAIELLRGARVAVLTGAGVSTDSGIPDYRGEGAPVRTPMTVQTFLASEQARKRYWAGSHLGWRTFASAVPNRGHLALAELEARGIVSGVITQNVDGLHRRAGNQHVIELHGSMDRVLCLTCGQHYARQAVAARLEDLNPEIDLETAIRPAPDGDVEVDDVDAMVVPACTVCGGILKPDVVFFGEFVPADRFQAAASLVQGADVLLVAGSSLVVNSGMRLIEQARRKRLPIVIINRGLTKGDGRAAVKIEAGASETLVAIAAALDS; from the coding sequence GTGAGCACTGGTATCGAGGCTCCGGTCGAGGCCGAAGCGCACGTCGCCGAGGCGATCGAGCTCCTCCGCGGCGCGCGCGTCGCGGTGCTGACCGGTGCGGGCGTCAGCACCGATTCGGGCATCCCCGACTACCGCGGCGAAGGCGCGCCGGTGCGCACGCCGATGACCGTGCAGACCTTCCTCGCCTCCGAGCAGGCTCGCAAGCGCTACTGGGCGGGCAGCCACCTCGGCTGGCGCACCTTCGCCAGCGCGGTGCCGAACCGCGGCCACCTCGCCCTCGCCGAACTCGAAGCCCGCGGCATCGTCAGCGGCGTGATCACCCAGAACGTCGACGGCCTGCACCGTCGCGCGGGCAACCAGCACGTCATCGAACTGCACGGCAGCATGGACCGGGTGCTGTGCCTCACCTGCGGACAGCACTACGCTCGTCAGGCGGTCGCGGCGCGACTCGAGGACCTGAACCCCGAGATCGACCTCGAGACCGCGATCCGCCCGGCCCCCGACGGAGATGTCGAGGTCGACGACGTCGACGCGATGGTGGTGCCGGCCTGCACCGTCTGCGGCGGCATCCTGAAGCCCGACGTGGTGTTCTTCGGCGAGTTCGTGCCCGCCGACCGGTTCCAGGCTGCGGCGTCGCTCGTGCAGGGCGCCGACGTGCTGCTCGTGGCGGGCTCATCGCTCGTCGTGAACTCGGGCATGCGGCTCATCGAGCAGGCGAGGCGCAAGCGCCTGCCGATCGTCATCATCAACCGCGGACTCACGAAGGGCGACGGCCGTGCCGCGGTCAAGATCGAGGCGGGCGCGAGCGAGACGCTCGTCGCCATCGCGGCCGCCCTCGATTCGTGA
- a CDS encoding histidine phosphatase family protein, which produces MTDAPTDATRTDSVLIALVRHGETEWNRQRRIQGTTDIPLNDTGRLQAAETGERLAGEQWDAVYGTPLSRAAETAQIIARTLELPEPELLADLAERAHGVLEGLDHAGRAAVEAQAATIEGLEPRSTVIARSTAALAGVAAAHPGGSIVVVTHGGVIHSLMLHLSDWTLPGTGYAVANGSVHLVRFEAGELALVEPEALTGTDA; this is translated from the coding sequence ATGACGGATGCCCCGACCGACGCCACTCGCACCGACTCGGTGCTCATCGCCCTCGTGCGTCACGGCGAGACGGAGTGGAATCGTCAGCGACGCATCCAGGGCACGACCGACATCCCACTGAACGACACCGGTCGGCTGCAGGCGGCGGAGACGGGCGAGCGACTCGCAGGCGAGCAGTGGGACGCCGTCTACGGCACGCCGCTCTCCCGCGCGGCGGAGACCGCGCAGATCATCGCGCGCACCCTCGAACTGCCCGAGCCCGAACTCCTGGCCGATCTCGCCGAACGCGCCCACGGCGTGCTCGAAGGACTCGACCATGCAGGCAGGGCAGCGGTCGAGGCGCAGGCGGCGACCATCGAGGGCCTCGAGCCTCGTTCGACCGTGATCGCCCGATCGACCGCGGCGCTCGCGGGGGTCGCCGCGGCGCACCCCGGCGGCTCGATCGTCGTGGTCACGCACGGCGGCGTCATCCACTCGCTCATGCTGCATCTCAGCGACTGGACGCTGCCCGGCACCGGCTACGCGGTCGCCAACGGCTCGGTGCACCTCGTGCGTTTCGAGGCGGGCGAGCTGGCGCTCGTCGAGCCCGAGGCGCTCACGGGCACCGACGCGTGA
- a CDS encoding glycosyltransferase family 4 protein codes for MRIVVDCRYTRIGQHDGISRFTSGIVTELGKRHPLTMLVSDHRQLAMLPELPWQLVSSPTSIREPLVALQVKRLRPDVVFTPMQTMGSWGRDYKLLLTLHDLIYYENRTPPRDLPVPVRLLWRLYHLAWWPQRMLLNRADQVVTVSETTAGLIHEHHLTDRPVTVVPNAADDLGTPALPRTRPEGHRLVYMGSYMPYKNVDTLVRAVAALPDHELHLLSRISADERSRLTRLAPQARLVFHDGVTDAAYAELLSGATALVHASKAEGFGIPLVEAMRLGTPVVVSDIPIFREIGGDAAVYFDPENPESLVAALWSLERAGEWERRSEAGVGVAARYNWAASADRLLALMLSTVAGDRRRRRRRVG; via the coding sequence GTGAGGATCGTCGTCGACTGCCGCTACACCCGCATCGGGCAGCACGACGGCATCAGCCGGTTCACGTCGGGCATCGTGACCGAGCTCGGCAAGCGGCATCCGCTCACCATGCTCGTGAGCGACCACCGCCAGCTCGCGATGCTGCCCGAACTGCCGTGGCAGCTCGTGAGCTCGCCCACGAGCATCCGCGAGCCGCTCGTCGCACTGCAGGTCAAGAGGCTCCGGCCCGATGTCGTGTTCACGCCGATGCAGACGATGGGCTCGTGGGGGCGCGACTACAAGCTGCTGCTGACCCTGCACGACCTGATCTACTACGAGAACCGCACACCGCCGCGCGACCTGCCGGTCCCGGTGCGGCTGCTCTGGCGCCTCTACCACCTCGCCTGGTGGCCCCAGCGCATGCTGCTGAACCGCGCCGACCAGGTCGTCACGGTCTCCGAGACCACAGCCGGGCTCATCCACGAGCACCACCTGACCGACCGGCCCGTCACCGTCGTGCCGAACGCGGCCGACGACCTCGGCACTCCTGCGCTGCCGCGCACGCGGCCCGAGGGGCACCGCCTCGTCTACATGGGCTCCTACATGCCCTACAAGAACGTCGACACGCTCGTGCGCGCCGTCGCCGCGCTGCCCGACCACGAGTTGCACCTGCTGAGCCGAATCAGCGCCGACGAGCGGTCGCGGCTCACGCGACTCGCACCGCAGGCTCGGCTCGTCTTCCACGACGGCGTGACCGATGCCGCGTACGCCGAGCTGCTCTCGGGCGCGACCGCGCTCGTGCACGCGTCGAAGGCCGAGGGCTTCGGCATCCCGCTCGTCGAGGCGATGCGGCTCGGCACCCCCGTGGTCGTCAGCGACATCCCGATCTTCCGCGAGATCGGCGGCGACGCCGCCGTCTACTTCGACCCCGAGAACCCCGAGTCGCTCGTCGCGGCACTGTGGTCGCTCGAACGCGCGGGCGAGTGGGAGCGGCGCTCCGAGGCGGGCGTGGGCGTGGCCGCCCGCTACAACTGGGCGGCGTCGGCCGACCGCCTGCTCGCGCTCATGCTGTCGACGGTCGCGGGCGATCGCCGACGTCGTCGCCGACGGGTCGGCTGA
- a CDS encoding alpha/beta fold hydrolase codes for MITSPYAEQLARIPVRAHRVDVDGTETAWWEYGEADAPVLVLVHGFRGDHHGLEPVVAQLPGFRIISPDLPGFGESATFAGRPHDIEAYADWLGAFIDAVGITGPYALLGHSFGSIVSSAAVAGGLAPERLVLVNPIGAPALEGPRGVMTRLAVLYYRTAAALPERAGFALLRNGVVVRVMSVTMAKTRSKSLRRFIHDQHDQYFSAFGDRDAVLEAFQASVSNDVSEYAADIAVPTLLVAAERDDVTPIAAQHRLVTLFPDATLEVIPEVGHLIHYETPGDAASRILTFLGAGARA; via the coding sequence ATGATCACCTCTCCGTACGCCGAGCAACTCGCTCGCATCCCCGTGCGAGCGCACCGCGTCGACGTCGACGGCACCGAGACCGCCTGGTGGGAGTACGGCGAAGCCGACGCCCCGGTGCTCGTGCTCGTGCACGGCTTCCGCGGTGATCACCACGGCCTCGAACCCGTCGTCGCCCAGCTTCCCGGGTTCCGCATCATCTCGCCCGACCTGCCGGGCTTCGGCGAGTCGGCGACCTTCGCAGGCCGCCCGCACGACATCGAGGCGTACGCCGACTGGCTCGGCGCCTTCATCGACGCCGTCGGCATCACCGGGCCCTACGCGCTGCTCGGCCACTCGTTCGGCTCGATCGTCTCGTCGGCCGCGGTCGCAGGCGGGCTCGCACCCGAGCGCCTCGTGCTCGTCAACCCCATCGGCGCCCCGGCGCTCGAAGGCCCTCGCGGTGTCATGACCCGGCTCGCGGTCCTCTACTACCGCACCGCGGCCGCGCTGCCCGAGCGCGCCGGGTTCGCACTGCTGCGCAACGGCGTGGTCGTGCGCGTCATGAGCGTGACGATGGCCAAGACCCGGTCGAAGTCGCTCCGTCGCTTCATCCACGACCAGCACGACCAGTACTTCTCGGCGTTCGGCGACCGCGATGCCGTGCTCGAGGCGTTCCAGGCCTCCGTCAGCAACGACGTCAGCGAGTACGCCGCCGACATCGCGGTGCCGACGCTCCTCGTCGCCGCCGAGCGCGACGACGTCACCCCGATCGCGGCGCAGCACCGACTCGTCACGCTCTTCCCCGACGCGACGCTCGAGGTCATCCCCGAGGTCGGCCACCTCATCCACTACGAGACGCCCGGCGACGCCGCGTCCCGCATCCTGACGTTCCTCGGCGCCGGGGCGCGCGCGTGA